The region CTTCTGGACTTTAAGAAAAATCGCCAGGGTAAACACGCTCACGACGGCCGCAATCGCTCCTGCAAAATATTTACCGGCCTGAAACGCCGCTATAATAATTATGAACTTTGACCAGAAACCGTTAAGCGGCGGCACGCCGGAAATTGCCAGCGAGGCCGTAAGGGACGTAGCGCCGGTTACGGGCATTTTGGCGGCCAGCCCTCCGGCGGATTTCAGGTCTCTCGTCGAAGCCGAGTATTCGACCGCGCCTGCGTTCAGAAAAAGAAGCGACTTGAACATCGCGTGGTTTACCAGATGATACAAACCGCCGACTATGCCAAGAGGCGTTCCCAGTCCCAGGCCAAGGGCGATATAGCCGACCTGGCTGATGGTCGAGTAAGCCAGCAGACGCTTAAAGTCCCACTGTCCCAGGGACATAAGGACGCCGACTACCATCGAAAGCGGCCCGACAAAAAGCAGTATGTTCGACATAAATCCGGCGAAGGGCGCCACGACGGTGAATATCCTGGCCAGGGCATAGAGTCCGGTAACTTTTATTATTACACCCGAAAGAAGCGCCGACACCGGAGCCGGCGCGGACGAGTGTACGTCCGGAAGCCACGCGTGGAACGGAACCATTCCGGCTTTAAGCAAAAGTCCCACGGCAAAAAGCGCGGCGGCGAAAGGCACGGCGGGCGAATATCCGCGCGCGGCCATAACCGCGGCGACGTCGGCCAGATTGAGCGTGCCGGAGTACGAATATATCACGGCAATGCCCATCAGTATAAAGGCGGAGGCGGTGGAGCCGAGCACGACGTACTTAAACGACGCTTCCAGTTGGTCGCGCTCCAACCCGAAGGCCGTCAGCGCGTAGGTCGTTATCGACGCCAATTCGATGAACACGAACATATTAAACAAATCGCCGGAAAGAGCCAGCGCGTTTATGGCCCCGAGCATTACATTGAACAAAGCGTAATATTTGGCCGGCGCGGTGTAGGACTTCATGTAGCCGATGGAATAAACCGCCGCGGCAGCGGCCACGAAGTTGGCCGCAAGTATAATGAGCATGGAAAGTCCGTCGAGAACCCACACAACGCCCAGGGGCGCCGGCCATCCGCCGAAGGTATATACCACGGCTTCCGGACCACGGACAAAAAAAACATAGACGGACAGCGCCAGCAGCGCCAGCGGAGACGACACGCCGATTATCTCGGCGAACTTTCTTCGCGCGCCGTGCGCGGCGGCAAGAAGAAACGCCGCGGCAAGAGGCGCCGCCAAAAACAGAGTGAGCAATCCGGGTTTCATCGTAACGCGCTATCCTTTGAGGTTTTTTATTTCGGTAATGTCGAAAGTTCCGTGCTTTTCGTAAATTCTTAATGCAATCGCGGCGGCCATCGCCAAAACTCCCAGATCAATGACAATGGCCGTAAGCACAATGGCCTGCGGAAGCGGGTCCACAAAGTTCGCCGCTTCTCCGGCGGAAAAAATCGGAGCCGTGGCGCCGGTTTTATATCCTATCAATACAAAAAACAGATTGACCGCGTACGTAAATATCGCCAGGCCTATGATTTTTTTTACGATATTCTTTTTTATCAGGACTCCGTAAAGCCCTATGCCGAAAAGAATGAAAACGAGTATGTAGTTTATCATTTTTTATTCGCGCCTTCGCCGGCAAAAAAAGTCATGGCGGTAAATATCGCAAAAAGCCCGCCCATCACTTTAAGCCCGATGGCCATATTGTTTATTATCACCGTGCCGCCGCTCATAAACTCAAAAGGCGTTCCCGCGGCCAGATAATTTTTGAAAAAATAACCCGCGGCAAGTCCCGAAATACCAACCGCAAGAAATGCCAAAGCGCCCGCGCCTTCCAGAACTTGCGCGCCGGCAAACGTCAACTCTTTTACGGCGGTTTCGCGGCCGTAGGCCAGCATCAAATGAACCACGGCAAGGGCCAGCATTACACCTCCGGCGAAACCTCCGCCGGGCGTAAGATGTCCGTGCAGAATGATGTAGACGCCGAACAGAAAAATAAGGCGCACCGTCAGGCGGGTGATGGTTTTTACGATAACCGACATTCCGGCCGATTTGGGCTCCATCAGTCCTTCTCCTGGCGCGGTTTCATTCCGGTTTTGCGCATTATGGCCGCGACGGCCACGGCGGCGGTAAAAAGCACGGTCGCTTCGCCGAGTGTGTCTATCGCCCTGAAATCAAGAATTATGGCCGAAACAGCGTTGGCCGCGCCGACTTTATCCAGCGTGGATGCGATATATTCCGAAGATACTTTCATAAGCGGCGAGCCGAAAGCGGGAAGATGAGCCAAAGCTATGGCCGCAAAATATATAAGCGTGCCTATGGAAAATACGGCCACAAGAACCAGAGCGGCGGCGCGGGTTCCCGTCATCCTGGTTGTGTCTCTTTGCACGGTGGCTCTTATAAGAATGATGAGGGCCAGAATCTCGACGACTATCTGTGTGATGGCCAAATCGGGAGCGCCCAGCAGCAGGAATATCACACTGAGTCCGTAACCGGCCACGCCGACGGCAATCACGCACGAGAGGAGGTCTTTGAGCTCAAGCGCTACGATGCTTCCTATGGCTATAAGAGCGATAATCAGCGTTATTTCCATATTCATAATTTTTATGCTCCGGCAACGGCGGTTATCTTACCAGAATCCACAATATGGCCGCGGCTCCGACGAGGTACCACGACAGATAAACGTAAAGGTCTCCGGTATGCGCCAGACGAAAAACGAATATTATTCCTTCTACGGCCTTGACGAAGAAAAGCTGCAAAAGATATATGACTCGCTCCACGCCGTAGTAAACGGCCGACGAAACCGCCGCGATGGTTTTCATTATCAAAGAGTAAAAACCGCCGTCGCGGCCCGACGGAGAATAGACGGCGGAAAGCCCGCTAAGTTTCTCGACGGTCTTATAGAAATCCCCGCCGCCGAACACGTACTCGGGGCGATATTCTTCGCCGCCGAAAAATATGTCGGTGCGACGGATGCGTCCGGAAATCTTAAACTGGTAAAGCGCGACGCCCGCAAGAACCGCGGCTATTGCCATAAGCAGCGCGGCGAATGACGTCTCCACGAGCATGGGCAACCCTATGTAAAACGTGGCTCCCACACCAAGAAACACCGAGGCCGCCGCAAGGGTTATCTGAGGAATCCGCAGGGCCAATTCCGAGTCGACACGGCGTTCGACGCTTTTTGGGGCGGGTTCGCCGTCGTCTTTTACGGCGGGGCGGGCCAAAAATACGGAGTGAATCACTTTAAGAAAACTCGCAAGGGTAAGAGACGAACCGGCCATCGCGACAAACAGCGCTATGAGCACGTAACGGTTTCCCGCGAGCGTGGATGCCGTAAGTAGCCCTTGAAATATCAGCCACTTCGACACGAACCCGTTGAGCGGCGGAACGCCCGATATGGCCAGAGACGATACAAGCATAGAGCCGAAAGTCGCGGGCATCTTCGACGACAAAGAGCCCAGACGCGACATTTCCGTGGTGCCCTTGGCTTTTTCAACAACGCCTGCGCCCATAAAAAGTCCCGACTTATACACCACGTTGTTGAACATATGGAACACGCCGCCCAATATGCCTATGGGGTTGAAAGTCGCCACGCCCAGAATCATATAGCCGACCTGCGAAACGCTGTGATAGGCAAAAAGTTTTTTCAGGTCGTGCTGGGCAAGCGCTTTAAGAACCGAGATAATAAGTGTAAGAGCTCCGGCGATCATAAGCGCCGGCTGAAAAAATTCCGCGCGGTCGCGCAGGGCGGGAAGCACCCGCATTAACAGATAAATTCCCAGCGCCTTGTCTATTATCGCCGGAAATAATATGAGCGTTTCCACCGACGACGTCGAGGACGCGCGTATAATCCAGTTGTGAAACGGCATTGCGCCGGTCTTGGCCACCGCGCCGAAAACTATAAGCGCCAGAGAAATCATTGCCAGTTTGCCTTCGGGCAGACGGGCTACGGCCAAAGTGACGTCGTAAGTCCCCGACAAGCGCGCGATGAGAGCCACGCCCAGAAGCATCGCAAAATCCGACAGTCCCAGCACAATCAAAGCCCGCTGCGCCGTGGGCTCGTCGGTATCCTGAAGAACCAGATAGAGCACCGCCAGCACCGCGCCCCAGAAAACCAGCATCGTGAAAAAATCACCGGCGGCTAGCGCGCCCGAAGCGGCCGACGCGGCGAGAAGATACAGCGCCATACTTTTCTTGCCGGCGACGGCGGAGGCGTAAATGAAGAACACGAAGAATGCCGCCGACATAAGAACGCCGAATATGGCCGCAAGAGAATCTATCCGCATACTGAAACCGCCCGCTACCGGCAGCGGATGCGCCGACGGCGGAAGCCATCCGGACGCAAACTCAAAGACCGTCGGTGTGGCGGCGAATATCACGGCGGCGGCAAGAGCCAGAAATGAGGCGTAGACGGCCGTTATGCCTCGGGCTTTGCGCCACGAAGATGGCATAAGAGCCGCAGCCAGAGCCGCCACGGCGGTGACCGTCGGTATTATAAGAACGTATCCGCTCATAATATCCTTGAGAGTATTCCGGTCGGAAACTTAATCAGCAATCCGAGCGCCAGCGATATTACGCCGAAAACCGCCACGACAAAAACCATCGAGGCGGAACCTTCGCGGGCGCTCGTTGCGGCTTCGCCGGCCTCGCCGGTGAATACCTGTCTGTAGAACCTGAATATGTAATACATCGTCATTACGGCGGCGGCAAGAAGAAATACCGCCGAATAAAATCTGTGGGAATCAAGCGCGGCGGATATCACGGCATACTTGGCAAAGAATCCGACCGTAGGAGGAATGCCCGCCACCGATAGAGCGCAAATTATGAAAGACGCGTCCGTGTAAGGCATTGTTTTCTTCAATCCCCCCAGACGTCTTATGTCCTTGACGCCGAGAGTGTGCTCGACGACGCCGGCGGCAAGAAACAGTCCCGCCTTGGCAAAGGAATGAGCCATTATATATATGAAACCCGCGGCGACGGCGGTTACCGTGTTAAGCGAAAAAGCAAAGATAATGTAGGCAAGCTGCGACATAGTGGAATATGCCAGTATTCTTTTTATGTCATTCTCTTTGGCGGCGGCGGCGGCCGCTACGATGGCCGTGACCACCGATGCAATCGAGACGAAAGACGCCACGGCGGGATCAAGAGTCATAGAGGCGTTGAAAAATCTCCAGAATGCGTAGGCGCCTATCTTAACCAGCACGGCCGCGTGGAGCAGCGCGGTAACCGGAGTCGGCGCGACGCCCGCGTCGGGAAGCCACAAGTGCAGAGGCAGCTGCGCCGATTTGGAAAAAATACCCGCTATTATCAAAAGGGAAGCCGCCGTGCCTACGCGGTAATCCCTCAGAGCCGCCAGAGAAAACGTTCCGGTTGCCGCGTATATCAGCGCTATACCCGCAAGCATAGCCACGGCTCCGACGGAGGTTATCATAAACGCCTGATTGGCCGCGACAAGGTGCTTTTCCTGTCTGCGTATGCCTATGAGCCGCCAGGAACACACGGCGGTCAACTCCCAGAAAACGTAGAGCGCAACCAGATGGTCGGAAAATACGAGCCCCATCATAGAACCCACAAAAACCAGAAATAAGAAGTAGAACTCGCCGAGGTCGTCGGCGCCGGCCATATATCCGTGCGAATACAAGGCGATGAGCAAACTCACCGTTAATACCGTCAGCGCCATAAAAAACGCGAAGCCGTCGACGGCAAAAACCGCAGAGGCGCCGAGACGGGAAGCAATCGAGGAAGATACGACAAAACTTTCCGTGGAAAACAGCCGCACACCCATCGCCAAAGCGGCGGCGAGCGAAACGAAGGCGGCGGCGCTCTTCAGCGAGCGCGGAAGCGCGGCCGCAAGTATCGCGCCGGCAAAAGGAATCGCCAGCCAGAGTAGGAAAATATTACCGTTTATCATAATTTACAAATATGTCATTGCGAACTCGCCCCACTCTTGTCATTGCGAGAATCTCACAGAAATCGTCATTCCCGTGTAAACGGGAATCCAGAAATTTTTGCAACATGTTGAAATACTGGATTCCCGATAAAAGCATTCGGGAATGACAAACCAAAAAACGAGATTGCCACGGTCAAAGGCAAGCCCTTGACCTCGCAATGACAAAATAAAAATCATCGTGAGCCGTTTTCTTCAAGAATCCTGAATGTCTTTTCCTGCGACAACTTTACGAGGTCGTCGCCGTTGAAAATTTTCGTGCCGCCGCGGACGACCGACACGCGCTCGGTGCAGCAATAGCAAGGGTCTACGGCCGCAAGACACAGCGCGGCGTCTGAAATCGTCTGCTGGAGCGCGGATTTTTCGTTCGTGGGCACGTTCATAAAACTCGGAGCGCGTATCTTGTGCCTCACGGGACGGTTCGTGCCGTCGGAGCGGATGTAATGGAATACCTCGCCGCGCGGCGCCTCGTGACGGCCTATGCCTTCGCCCGGAGGAACGTTTTTAACTTCCGTCTCGACAGGTCCGGCTTCGGTTTTGAGGCGTTCGAGACATTGATTTATTATTTTGACCGACTCGTACATCTCAAGAACTCTGACGACGAGTTTGTCGAATATATCGCCGTTTTGGCATACGATAACCTTAAAGTCCACCATCCCGTAAGCCGCGTAGGGGTCGTCGCGGCGCACGTCGATGTCGACGCCGGAAGCGCGGGCAGTCGGTCCGACGGCGGAATAATTTATGATGTCCTCTTTCGTAAGAATTCCCACGCCTTTGGTGCGAAGGTGAATCGTGGGGTCGTCCATAACCGCGCCCTTGAACATATCCAGCACGGGCACAAGGCCTTTGAGCGCGCTAATAAACTCGTCTATTTTGGCCGGCGGGATGTCGCGCCTTACGCCGCCTACTTTAAACATAGCGTAATGCTGACGGTTTCCCGATATCATCTCAAGAATATCGCAGACGGTCTCGCGGTGTTTCCACGACCACATCCACACGGTGTTGTATCCCAGAAAATGTCCGGCCAGGCCCAGCCACAGAAGGTGCGAGTGAATTCTTTCGAGTTCCCCTATGACGGTGCGGATAAGTTTGGCTCTCGTCGGGACGTCGAGACCCATCGCGTCTTCGACGGTATTTACAAAAGCGAACGGATGGCTCGTGGAACATATCCCGCAGATTCTCTCGACCAGAAACACCGCCTGGTCGAAGGTTTTGGACTCGGAGAGTTTTTCTATCCCGCGATGGTTGTAACCTATCTCGATGTCGAGCTGCTTGACTATTTCGCCCTCGACGTGCAGACGGAAAAACTCCGGCTCCTCTTGCAGAGGATGATAGGGGCCTATGGGAACTACGGTTCTGAGGCAATCTTTATTTTGAGTCATTTTGGTTCTGCCTTAATGGATATTCGCCCTGCGGCCAGTCGTCGGCAAGAAGCAACCGCTTCAAATCCGGATGGCCTTTGAAATCCACGCCGAACATCTCGCAAATCTCGCGCTCTATCCATTCAAACGCTTTGGCCACCGGAGCCAGCGACGGCATTTCGGGTTTTTCCCTAGAACCGGCGAATACCCTGAGCGTTATGACGTCGCCGGTTTTATCGTCGGAAAAATGGTACAGAATCTCTATGTCGTGTCTCGTGTCTATGGCGGTTGCTATGGAAAATCTCAAGCCCAGAGAGGAGAACATATAACGCGCCATATCCTCAAGCGACGCTTTGTCTATGTCGATGTACCAGCGCCGGGCGTTCTTTTTAAACGTCTTCTTTATCAAAGACGCCTTTTGGGCCAGTATCGTATCAAGCGCTCGTTCGCTCATTTTTTTCCTTCCAAAGCGGCTATCAGTTTGGCGACGCCCGCGATCATCGCTTCCGGCTTGGGCGGACAGCCGGGGATGTAAGCGTCCACGGGGATTATTCCGTCGAGCGGGCCCACTACATTATAAGAATCGTGGAACATCCCCAGTCCGCAGGCGCAAGTTCCCACCGCCACCACGAAACACGGCTTGGCCGCGGCGTCGTAAAGTTTTTTTATCCGCGGCGCGGTCTTTCTGTTGGGAACGCCCGTAACCAGAAGAACGTCGGCGTGGCGCGGACTGCCCACGAGCTGAATGCCGAACCGCTCCAGGTCAAAACGCGGCGTGAGGCAGTCGAGTATCTCGATGTCGCAGTTATTGCACGGGCTTGTAGCCGCGTGAAAAACAAAAAGTGATTTGGTAAGGTGCTGCGGTTTCATAGTTAAAGTGGTTAGTGATTAGTGGATAGTGATTAGTGGTCTTTACTATCCACTATCCACTCGCCACTATCCACTGTCCTTGCTCAATATCCCGCCAGCGCAAGCATTACCGCGACGGCGCCGGTTCCTATTCCTATCGTCCACATAAGCTTTATCGCGTGGTCTATGCGGAAGCGCGGATTGGTATTCCTGACCAGAGTAAGCAGGAGAACAACCAGCGGATATTTTACCAAAAGCCAAAGATTTCTCGACGGGAAAAATAACGCCACGGCAAAAATCGGAAGCGCGGACAAAAGAATCGTCTTTGAGAGTTTATGAAAAGCAAGAAGCGGCCCTGAGTACTCCATATAAATGCCGCCGGCCAGTTCGGTTTCGGCCTCGGCCATATCGAAAGGAACCATACCGAGTTTGGCCATAATTACAACCAGAAAAGCCGCGAAAGCCAGTATTCCCGACGGAGAGGATATGATGGCGCCCGATTCGACCTGGCGCGCGACCATACCGGCCAGTGAAACCGACCCCGTCTTTATAATGGCCGTTATCAGCGCTAAAATAAACAGCGCTTCGTAGGCGAGCATTAATTTGATTTCGCGCGACGCACCGACCGACGACAGCGGATTTTCCGACGCCAGCGAACCGGCCACTGTCGCTATCGACGGTATCATAAGAATATAGAGCAAAAGTATTACGTCGCCGGTAAAGCCGCGCTGCAACAAAAGAGCCGAACCGATAAGGGTTGCGGCCGTTACGGAAGCGGCCAGAGCCGCCACAGGGGCGGCGACAAAAAGCCACGCCGCCTGAACGCGCGGGATGGTTATTTCCTTGGCGAAAAGTTTTCTTAAGTCGTAGTAGGGCTGAAGAAAAGGCGGCCCGACGCGATACTGCACGCGGGCGGTCACTTTTCTGTCGAACCACGACGCGAGCATTCCCAGGGCTGACGAGAAAATAAAACCCGGAAATACGATAAGAGCAAACAGCATTTCGGCCATGTTTATATACCTTGCGGTCTATTTCCTGCTTATTCCTCTACTATTCGCCAGCGGCATTAAGAAGTGGTTAGTGGCGAGTGGATAGTGGTTAGTTTTTTTCTGCTATTCACTCGCCACTATCCACTAACCACTGCTTTTCTCCCACACGACCGTTCTGACGGCCAGATAATCATTTATCACATAGAGATTTTTCATGGGGTCGTCGGCGGGCACTTCGGCCCACGACAATGCGTGTGACGGGCAAGCGCCCACGCAAAAAGGCGGTTTCTCGTCGGAAGTCCTTCCGGCGCACCAGTCGCAGCCGGATGTCTTAAACGGCAGAATCTCTTCGTAAATCACGCCGAACGGGCAGGCCATGGCGCAGGATTTGCAGGACGTGCAGAGCATCGAATGGCGTTCGAGTATGCCCGACGCGTTTCTTTCGAGCGCTTTGTTCGGGCAGGATTTTATACAGGACGCTTCCTGGCACCGGCGGCACACCAAAAACTGGCAGGCCTTGGCCATAGCGCGTTCAATGCCGTTGTTGACGGGGCTCGAGTGATAAAAATAAGAGCATCCCGCCTCGCACTTGGCGCAGGCATAGCATTTTTCGAGGTCGACAACCAGTTTTTTCATATCAACCCTTTTTCACTTCCCACTTTCTGCTTTCCACTCACGACTTGTCCAATATTATCCTTATTATATCGTGGCGGCTGACTATGCCCACAACCTTATTGTCGGTGTCCGTTATGATGACACGGCGATATTTTTTCTCGGAAATCGTAAGAGAAATCTTGTCCACTTCGGAATCCGGCGAAAAAGTGACCACATTTTTTGTCATCACGTCGGAAACCTTGGTCGAACGCGCGCTGCCGGAAAAAACAAGGTTCAAAATATCATTTTCGCTGATTATCCCCACGAGTTTGCCGCTATCATCCACGACCGGCAGACCGCTGACTCTTTTGTTGTAAAGAAGATTTACGGCGTCGTATATCGTGGCGTCGGGTTGTATCGTGGTAATGTTGGTCGACATTATGTCTTTGGCTTTAAGCATATCCATATCGCCTCCTTGTGGCCGGTCACACAAACGGGTCGCCGATGTGTTTAAGTTTGTCGTAAGTAAAAACCGGGCCGTCTTTACAGATGAAATATTCGCCTATCTGGCAATGTCCGCACTTGCCCAGACCGCAGGACATATTGGCTTCCATCGACAGATATATATCTTTAGGGTCAAAGCCCAGCGAAATCAGTTTCATCGTCGAAAACTTCATCATTACCGGCGGGCCGCAAACCACGGCCGCGGTTTTTTGCGGATCGAATTTGGCCTTGTCAAGAAGACAGGTAACCAGTCCGACCTCGCCTTCCCAATCCATATCGACGGGGCAAACGTCCACGCTTTTTAGAATCTCTAATCCCCT is a window of Elusimicrobia bacterium HGW-Elusimicrobia-1 DNA encoding:
- a CDS encoding NADH/ubiquinone/plastoquinone (complex I), giving the protein MKPGLLTLFLAAPLAAAFLLAAAHGARRKFAEIIGVSSPLALLALSVYVFFVRGPEAVVYTFGGWPAPLGVVWVLDGLSMLIILAANFVAAAAAVYSIGYMKSYTAPAKYYALFNVMLGAINALALSGDLFNMFVFIELASITTYALTAFGLERDQLEASFKYVVLGSTASAFILMGIAVIYSYSGTLNLADVAAVMAARGYSPAVPFAAALFAVGLLLKAGMVPFHAWLPDVHSSAPAPVSALLSGVIIKVTGLYALARIFTVVAPFAGFMSNILLFVGPLSMVVGVLMSLGQWDFKRLLAYSTISQVGYIALGLGLGTPLGIVGGLYHLVNHAMFKSLLFLNAGAVEYSASTRDLKSAGGLAAKMPVTGATSLTASLAISGVPPLNGFWSKFIIIIAAFQAGKYFAGAIAAVVSVFTLAIFLKVQKHIFWGKTKENLSSVKEAPLSMTLPMMALASACVLLGVFYPVVRDALIQPAAAVLLRGIGYASDVIK
- a CDS encoding NADH:ubiquinone oxidoreductase, whose translation is MKPQHLTKSLFVFHAATSPCNNCDIEILDCLTPRFDLERFGIQLVGSPRHADVLLVTGVPNRKTAPRIKKLYDAAAKPCFVVAVGTCACGLGMFHDSYNVVGPLDGIIPVDAYIPGCPPKPEAMIAGVAKLIAALEGKK
- a CDS encoding NADH:ubiquinone oxidoreductase, with protein sequence MTQNKDCLRTVVPIGPYHPLQEEPEFFRLHVEGEIVKQLDIEIGYNHRGIEKLSESKTFDQAVFLVERICGICSTSHPFAFVNTVEDAMGLDVPTRAKLIRTVIGELERIHSHLLWLGLAGHFLGYNTVWMWSWKHRETVCDILEMISGNRQHYAMFKVGGVRRDIPPAKIDEFISALKGLVPVLDMFKGAVMDDPTIHLRTKGVGILTKEDIINYSAVGPTARASGVDIDVRRDDPYAAYGMVDFKVIVCQNGDIFDKLVVRVLEMYESVKIINQCLERLKTEAGPVETEVKNVPPGEGIGRHEAPRGEVFHYIRSDGTNRPVRHKIRAPSFMNVPTNEKSALQQTISDAALCLAAVDPCYCCTERVSVVRGGTKIFNGDDLVKLSQEKTFRILEENGSR
- a CDS encoding peroxiredoxin family protein, giving the protein MINGNIFLLWLAIPFAGAILAAALPRSLKSAAAFVSLAAALAMGVRLFSTESFVVSSSIASRLGASAVFAVDGFAFFMALTVLTVSLLIALYSHGYMAGADDLGEFYFLFLVFVGSMMGLVFSDHLVALYVFWELTAVCSWRLIGIRRQEKHLVAANQAFMITSVGAVAMLAGIALIYAATGTFSLAALRDYRVGTAASLLIIAGIFSKSAQLPLHLWLPDAGVAPTPVTALLHAAVLVKIGAYAFWRFFNASMTLDPAVASFVSIASVVTAIVAAAAAAKENDIKRILAYSTMSQLAYIIFAFSLNTVTAVAAGFIYIMAHSFAKAGLFLAAGVVEHTLGVKDIRRLGGLKKTMPYTDASFIICALSVAGIPPTVGFFAKYAVISAALDSHRFYSAVFLLAAAVMTMYYIFRFYRQVFTGEAGEAATSAREGSASMVFVVAVFGVISLALGLLIKFPTGILSRIL
- a CDS encoding cation:proton antiporter (subunit C of antiporter complex involved in resistance to high concentrations of Na+, K+, Li+ and/or alkali) — encoded protein: MINYILVFILFGIGLYGVLIKKNIVKKIIGLAIFTYAVNLFFVLIGYKTGATAPIFSAGEAANFVDPLPQAIVLTAIVIDLGVLAMAAAIALRIYEKHGTFDITEIKNLKG